The genomic DNA TAACTTCTTATTTATCTTTGAGCAAagttttaaaagtggacaactttttactttaaagaagtaaatcatcacattttagcTTTTCTTTACCTCTAAGGCCAAAAAAGTTGAAGCTAGAAATGGTACAGGTGCAGTTTAAGAagaaaatttgagtcatttaagcTGGTAGTCATCAAAGAGCTTCactgattttaaatattattttaagaaCAGATTTCCCAGAACatgaaaattagtaaaaatcatTCAAGCACAGCAGCGAGGGCAGCTGTGATACACAGCTGTTTAAGTATAACTTCAAGATTCAATCATGGCACATTTTACTCTCATTCACTTTCCCTTCCAAAACCACTTTAAAGTTTATTTCTGTCCTTGAGGCACAAATGACAAATCAACAgcagtgtttttcatgtttttggctTCAGCAATTTGGGCACATTTTAAAGGACAAACATTATCAACAAGTCTACTATCACAACAACACCGTGTTTGACAAATACAACCACAGATCCAGACTCTGCGTACACCCCTGTGGCAACCTTGGAACAATGAGCCGAAACTGATGTCAGGCCAACTTCTCAGTGTCATTTGATCTACAGAAGGCAGAACTGGATTCAGACGAGGtattaaactgacaaacatATTACTATAGGGCACAAAGTGACAAAGCAAACCAGCAGTCTTTCTGAGGACATGTGTTTGATTCTCATAATTACAGGCTGGGTCGTTAATGTGTGATCAGTTCTGGCTGTAATCTGCCTTTAACAGTTTAGAGTGAAAAGCCTGAGATAAACATCAGTGTTGAGAAAGCTTGATGTCCTCGGAGGAAGTGCGAGTCTGCCCTGAAGAAGAAGTATTGTTTCCGGCAGTTAATGAGTTACTTGTATGTATGAGGACATGCTCAGTGGATAAACCTGTTCAATAAGTGCAGCTATCTGCCTGCCCCTCCCTCCTGTCGATCTGAAAGTTTAAAGTGTAAAGGTGACTATGAATGTACAAAGGACACCTCTTCAGTTTGGCACATCTAACCTGGTTTCACAAATCTGTTACATTTGCAACGATCAGATTTAAGAATATGCAGGTTTTAATGATTATAGACAGTATAGATGGATTCctaacagaaaatatttgcaaaagaTGATTTTATGGTTATATGGTGAACACACTCTGTGCTTCACAAATTATAACTAGGGACATTTGACTTTACATTTTCCCATGACAGTGAACTCCCAATTGCTAAATTAATTCAATGCATACTAAACTGTTAATAATTCTCAAGATTAACAAACAGAGAAGGAAAAATCCACTCAACCGaataagaaaaaacaatcaGGCACATACAACCATTAAAATCGCAGTTTTGCACCGTGAAATATATGTACAAATGTACATCCTCAGGTTCCACCAGAGCAAAGAGAAACGCATCGTGTGTTCTCTGATTGGCGTTGTCGTATTCTTCACAAAGTCACATTGTGCGATACATTCTACCACTACCCCTGCAGGATCAGCCCTTTTGAGGTAAAAGTTGCGTCTTTGCACACAGGTCTAAGGTCAGATTACTCAACCACCAGCTCTAATCTCAACAGTCAGCCTGATGTCTTAAGATCTGATCTCAGAGCCTTCGACGTAAACAGCAGCGTCCCTCATCTCTAACCTGAAGCTGCACTGCTCTGGTTCTCAAATGTTGGAAAAGAGTGTTACATGAAATACAAAACCACATCGATATGATATAGCTGCATGCCAGGGCAGTGCAGCTGCAGTCAGAGTACCGACAGATGACCTGGAACACCACTTCCACGTAAACCTCCCTTCGCCTCAGTAGTTGGGCGGCTGGTAGCCGGAGTCGACCTGCGGCTGGATGTTCGGGGTGAAGGCAGGCTGCTGGCTCAGATCGGGAATGCCGCTGGGATAGGGGGTGTAGGTGGTGGGGTTGTAGGTGGTGGGGTTGTAGGATGTGGGGGCGTACGTGGGAGGGTAGGGGGTGTGGTGATCCGGCAGCGGCTCCGTGTACGTTGGGATGGCGCCGTCATTTACACCACGGCGGAAACGACCGAAGGCAAAGTAGGTGAGGATTCCCTGCACAAGGAGATGAAAACATCAGGGTCACATGAGCTTCTTTCAAGACCTTTCCACTCAGTCAACAATAGAAAAATGGTTATTCTTAGATTTATATTACTGGTGCCGCAACCTTCCTATGTGCTGATGAGCCAAAACACTGACCTGTGTTGTGCTGACACCTGAACTCtacaagacctctgaaggttCCCTGTGATATCTGGCACAGAGATGTTGGCAGCAAAGCCTTTAAATCCTGGAAGGTGCAGGTTGGACTAGCTGCAGATAAGACATATTCTAGCCTTGAATAGCCAGACCTAGCTATAAAGCAATGGACAACGGTCTGACTGTACTTCATTATCATTCTGACATAGGGGGGAAAAAGACACTctggtttatttgtttattttttaaaccaatcatATTCAGTTTAGGTGGTGCTAAGCTTAGGATGCAGTGTCACTGCACAATAGTGTCAGTAGGAATTgctttggtggaacatttaggcacagagacaaaaacattgTCACTAAAATGGgtaattcaccaaaaataccAAGCACTTCTGCCTTTTTTCACAATCCAAATCTTCATTAAaacttgttgtgtgtttgttgttgtttccggTAGTGAAAGGGATTTTTAAAACGGTAAGACACAGACAGTGGACAGGGAGGAGAATGCTGTgcaaaattaatacaatttacTACATGAGTGGTCagcaatgacaaataaataccCTACAAGTGGATTGACCTCAGAGACTCCTCAACTCAGTCATCTGGCCACAATGATTTGACGCTTGTTAAAGTCATTCAGGTCTTTACACCTGCCAGTTTCTCCTGCATTCGACACACTGACTGAGAGAACCAGCTGTTCTCTTATAGACTAATATGTGGCAGATCTTGACACACAGATAATCAATAATATTCACCTCATCTGTAGTGACTGTTTTGACCTGGGTATTACCAGGCAAACGTTTTGACAACAAATACAATATGGAAGTATCCCAGGCAGTTTAGATTCAGTTttagttctatacaggcgaaaggctgctttaatcctctgaactccaagcaccACTGCAGGTTTGAATGGCAGGCTGCCTTTTAAAAACTACCAAAGTTACACCCCTAATCAGAGCCATAATCTGTAGAAACAGACAgaatcttttatttttgaagatACTTTTGAGTTCGCTCTACTTCTAGTCACAACAGTGTTGTTTCCACTGAGCTGTAGGACTTCATATTGTGGTGagaaatgagtccacagtgagtaaaaatgtgacaagagcataaaaatatctacaatcTGCCTGCAGCTCAGACGATTAAAGGAATGGTTTGCTATTTGGGAAATATGCGTCTTCATGTTCTTACTGAATATTAGATGacaagactgaaaatgactccTTTCTTAATGGTACATTGCATTTAGTGAATATGAAGTTACAGCCAGCAGCTGGCGAGCTACACAAACATGGTAGAAACTGTTAGTCTGTAAACAAAATCAGCCCACCAGCACCTCGAAAGCAAGCTAATTAGCACATATATTTTGTTTGCAATTTCAGACAAAAGCCAAAGCATGAAAAACAAGTTTTGATGTAGGACAAGTTGCACATAACTCCTCTATGAAGTTTCAGTCTTTTCATGCAAGTCTTGACAAGAAATGGAGTCTTCTTCCTTAAATATTGAATTATTTCTTAAATGTGGGACTATATTTTAGACTCCACGAGAAGAGGAAAATATCAATGCATATTTTCATCATCAAAAAGCACTAATAATCAGTTATATTTACACATTGGGTCATAAATAATCTTATTCAGCCTCTTATTCTAAAGCCCCTTTCAGATCTGTTCTATTAATCTGATGGCAACCGAACATCTCGGGTTCTTTTCTGAATGAATATTGTAGtcatttttctgtgaaatttgCAACGGCAATCTTGCTTGGTCAAACATAGCAGCATATCTCATCAGTCTCAATGCAGCACAACTTCAAGCTGCATGTCATCACATTAAGGATAAGCACGCACAAGCCACATACTTTGAGCTACATGAAGCCATTTTAGGCAGGCTTTTATCTCATGGCCGGAAACATCACGGAAAGCACCAAAGACACAGTTCATGTgccaaaataataagaaaaactaAGTCCTCTTTCACTTCAATCTGCAATTTCACTCTatcacaaactgaaatttccaataatttcttatcAATCTTTCACCAATAATAAATGTGATCTACGTTATGATTAAATATGAACCAGAGCttgagtttagtttgttgcttccagtctTGCAGTCTTTTCTCTGAGCTTAGCAGCTGGATCTATACGAGTGTCTGCAAGTGTGTGCATTTACGCAAATGGAATAGAAGCAACTTTGTTAATTACTTATAAAATACTCCCAACACAGTCACAGAGTTGCAGTTTATAAGCTGTAGCatgctctttttttgtacacaGCAGATTTAGATCTAATCTTTTTATTAGTGCATTATGTCACTCGATGTACTGTTTAGTTTCACGCTTATGAAAAGTACGGTACTGTGGCGCTCTGTCACTTTCATGGGTTTGTCTGAAGCCATgaggaacattaacattaaTGTAACCTCTGTCTGAATGATAAACTGCAAGTCTTACATATCCCCAGTCTGAAAGACGCCTACAGTATCCGAGCATTAGTTATGAAATCAGGACAGCAGTGTTCCTGCTCACCCAGGTGGCGATAGAGAAGAATGAGAAGGTGATGGAGGCTCGTGCAGCATCTTCAGGGATGCTGCGAACATCATGAGTGCGACTCCACTGACTGGCCAAcaggcagaaacacacaaaccacaggAAGGTCCAGACCcctagaaaacacacaaacacacagatacattTCCCTCATTATATTATAACAGGtcagctgaaaacacaaatcctgacaacagaacaaaaacaacggAATAAAAATTCTCCTGTTGCCATCTGCTAAAATGGacacatgctgttttttcaAACTACCACTCCTTTGTTTGCAGGAAGAATGGCTGACTGTGAACTGAGCTGTGTGCAGCTGatgaatgtttattttcatcagAATCTGTGAGGTCACCCTCCCCCTCCACCCCGCTGCGAACTCATCGTCTACTGTGTGTGACGATGAACAATACGTTATGTCAGGAGAACAGGCAGCGGTCTGTCCCGCATCACGTCAAATCTCAGAGGCTTCTGTATGAAAAGGCTCATATTCAAATGAGAAAACGAAAGAATAACAAGGACAAAATCCCTCTAAGAGGAAAACAACACTGTGGCAAAAATATGAAGCAACACTGCACAATGACTGCCAAATATCCCCTTCAAACCACCATTAATATAACCATAATCACCATTTTTGTATCAAAAGCAACCAGTCATATTAAACTAGGTTAATCTGTGGATTGAATTATTTATGTGTCAACATATGCAActttacacaaaataacaaagatCTTAATATAGCATTAGCATCCTAAATTAGAAGgactttaaatattaaacagatAATTTCAAGAGAATCAATTGCCCTGATCGTTGTGCATATTTGCAGTAATACTATTCAGCCAActggtatgttttttttgttttttttcagggttGATATCAGTTTTTAGTAATCAAAGACACCAATAACCAAAGTTTGGACTTGATATAGCCGTGacgaagtaaaaataaaaatattaaagatgaaattCAGAATGTGCACAAACATTACTTTTAAAACTTTGTTGTAATGtcttttttgacacatttaaacatttatcttGCAGTGCTGATAGGCCATTACCAGGGAAGTTTGGCCAATGAAATAGCTCTTTGGGTGATAAATTgcttgagaccacagagtgactacaAACTGAGAGGCGATTGCATGAAAgccaaagcagcacattttaagggaatttattttattgggaatcagtgaaaacagaaaataaaatagatgAGATCATCAATGCAATACTTGTTCAACCCCTAATCTAAGTTAAATGTACACGTTTCCAAAAGCAATAAATTGTGTCAAATGATTTCGTTGCCATGACTGTACAGTATAAAGTACAGATAAAGAAGTGAGAGTTCAGAGTTATTTTTTCACTAGAAACAGGTGCAGAGTTGGAGAGGAGGTTGATGAGAACAGTaagagtgaaacaaaacatcagCCTTCTGAACCCTGAACAgtttcttatgtttttttttttttattttgttgtttgcgactagaacattctattggcattaaagggacagcactggactgctttaaatcctacttatcagacaggttccagtttgtgcatgtcaacaatgactcttctgagcatactagggttaatcatggagttcctcagggttctgttttaggaccaatactgttcacattatacatgcttcctttaggcaatattattaggaagcactgtattaatttccattgttatgctgacgacactcagttgtatttatctatgaagccaaatgaaactaatcagctagctagactgcaagattgtcttaaggacataaagacctggatgacctataatttccatccatccatccattatctatacaccgcttaatcctcactagggtcgcggggggggggctggagtctatcccagctgactcgggcgaaggcaggggacaccctggacaggtcgccagtctgtcgcagggccacatacaaagacaaacaagcactctcacattcacacctacgggcaatttagaataatcaattaacctcagcatatttttggactgtgggaggaagccggagtacccggagaaaacccacgcatgcacagggagaacatgcaaactccatgcagaaagatcccgggaaagccgggacgcgaaccagggaccttcttgctgcaaggcgaaagtgctaaccactatgccactgtgcagccccgacctataatttcttactactaaattcagacaagactgaagtcattgtatttggccccaaacatcttagagaattgctttcaaagcatatagttactctggatggcattacattggcctccagtactactgtgaggaacctcggtgttatctttgaccaggacatgttctttaactcacacataaaacaaatctgtaggacttcctttttccacctgagaaatattgtgaaaatcaggaatatcctgtctcagagtgatgtagaaaaactagtccatgcatttgttacttctaggcttgactactgtaattccttattatcaggttgtcccaatagctctctgaaacatctacagctgatccaaaatgctgcagccagagtactgacgggagttagcaagagagatcatatttctcctatattggtttctcttcattggcttcctgttaaatctagaatagaattcaaaatccttcttctgacatataaagctcttaacaaccaatctccatcatatcttaaagacctgatagtaccatattatcctagcagaactcttcgctctcagactgcaggcttacttgttgttcctagaatctctaaaagtagaatgggaggcagagccttcagttatcagctcctctcctgtggaaccagctcccagtttgggttcgggaggcggacaccctctctatttttaagaccaggcttaaaatcttcctttttgacaaagcttatagttagggctgactgggggaccctgacggggtgagctggtgttttcatttgcacaactgacttcccctcttgacgtccctttagtttgcccctagttatgctgctataggcctaggctgctggggaacctctcttgatgcactgagcccttctctaactacctatgtatttactatatataccattattgcattacattcactctgtttctttctgtgtcctttctctgagtgtccctggtcccagagctggatgcttcagatgtgtggttgttctcccacctccagctgcccatttccaccgatctactctgcattgctcttactatacttgatttgctcatctacatatttttgaatttaccaccagctatatatgtagtatatttaatgccagagctgtacaccatagcagtaaactacaattagtttccatgttagttgtactttgcatgtatcatctgtcttatcatgcatgtattatactgtgtgttttatggtccttgtgtcccccccccccccccccacctctctatctctacctctacccctccatctctatccctctacctcttcccctctacctccatccctctatctctacctctctacctcttctgtccctctcaacccgcccggccagcaggcagatgggtccccccacattagagccgggttctgctcgaggtttttttccctgttaaaagggtgttttccttgccactgtcgccttttggcttgctctgggggtcaggcatatgggttctgtaaagcgtgttgagacaatttgattgtaattggcgctatataaataaaatttaattgaattgaattgaattgtttgttttttaaaatcctgtcgcattttttactcactgtggactgcATCttcacctttatggaaacagcacagaacTATAGAGAACTCAGAAGTGTTTGTTGCATAGTATGATACCACACTAATGCCAACATGAGCACTTTTTATCTTAGctttttcaaaaacagaaacaaaagtcgaacttctttgattatttattttgagtAACCACGGAGTCAGCTTGTCCAGCATTTTTCAGTTACCTACAgctgttggtcgcagctgaatCATTACTTACTTCCCAGCTGTgtagaggagcacagaatttttagttttctacAGAATGTAGTTAGTTATTTTTGGCACATTCGCTGACACATGTACATTTATGTGGTTTTAAGCTTAGACTTTATCATTTTGCTGACTAAACGGCACCCTGCAGAGGAGTTCAAGGACaatcagaaagctgaaaatccacgATTCTAGTTTTACAGTTTAGGGCTCTGATAAATAGTATAATTTTGCCAATTTCTTTGaagaaaacatgcttttaaaCCTCCTGtcaggttttggagttcagagcattaaagctgcaagctATAAAATCAAAACAGTGAGCTGAAAGAAGCTAAAACACAGACTTGTGAGGAACAGCAAAGTCTGGTGATAATTTTCTGTAGGTTAGtgaatgaca from Amphiprion ocellaris isolate individual 3 ecotype Okinawa chromosome 4, ASM2253959v1, whole genome shotgun sequence includes the following:
- the syngr2b gene encoding synaptogyrin-2b — translated: MEETGGGSAYGAALAGGGFDFLKFVRQPQTIVRLLSWIFAVVVFACITTEGYINPVHSAEAKCIFNQNDSACQYAVGIGVIAFLACVAFLVLDIYLPFMSNAQERKYAVMADLAFSGVWTFLWFVCFCLLASQWSRTHDVRSIPEDAARASITFSFFSIATWGILTYFAFGRFRRGVNDGAIPTYTEPLPDHHTPYPPTYAPTSYNPTTYNPTTYTPYPSGIPDLSQQPAFTPNIQPQVDSGYQPPNY